TTTTTAAACCCGCCTCTTTGACCATGCGAAAAACCGTCTCGTGTGAATACCGGCAATGCAGTATCATCGGCTTGTCATGTTTTTTTGCTATGGAGAGGAGCCTTAGAAAGATGGCCTTTTGCACCTTTTTCTTTGTCTTTGCCTTATAGTCAAGTCCCACCTCGCCAAGGGCAATACAATGAGACAGGTTCTTGTCAATATGGGCAAGTGTCTCGTCATCGTTTTTCGGGTTTAGACGCCACGGATGATACCCCACGGCCGGAAAGACGAATCCCGGATTCTGGCCTGCTATTTCCAAGGTTTTCTGGTTGGACGAGATGTCTTGTCCTACGGCCACAATGGCCAGGACGCCACCTTCCTTGGCCTCCGTTATGACATCCTGTGGATCAGGGAATTC
Above is a window of Deltaproteobacteria bacterium DNA encoding:
- a CDS encoding TatD family hydrolase; translated protein: MKKAPSVIDTHAHLDEFPDPQDVITEAKEGGVLAIVAVGQDISSNQKTLEIAGQNPGFVFPAVGYHPWRLNPKNDDETLAHIDKNLSHCIALGEVGLDYKAKTKKKVQKAIFLRLLSIAKKHDKPMILHCRYSHETVFRMVKEAGLKKAVFHWYSGPLDLIPLIAAAGYYMSATPALLYNPYHEKAINAVPLSNLLLETDTPVQYRELATRPVHVQVTLAEVARVRGITQEEIAEQTTRNARACFDLEGFS